A region from the Candidatus Thiothrix putei genome encodes:
- a CDS encoding heavy-metal-associated domain-containing protein produces the protein MNKYDVAVVMHIDEELSDTEIHTLEYDLSFSPGILSACMNERTRHLMVVDYDPEQAYSYDILKTVQQRGYHAELIGL, from the coding sequence ATGAATAAATATGATGTAGCCGTCGTTATGCATATCGACGAAGAGCTTTCCGATACCGAAATTCACACACTGGAATATGACCTATCTTTTTCCCCCGGCATTCTTTCCGCGTGTATGAATGAACGTACCCGCCACTTAATGGTGGTGGATTATGATCCTGAGCAGGCTTATTCTTATGACATATTGAAGACTGTGCAGCAACGAGGCTACCATGCCGAATTGATCGGTTTATGA
- a CDS encoding septal ring lytic transglycosylase RlpA family protein, with the protein MKILKQSLWTGWTRRIGVSITALTLAATFSLPTAAMAKEKKAASKVSAQQKSSKKVSHNKASKKVHKTKIRAKHTKAAKSRVLSKQRSKSTNESQQWVWNPSQEPKQAYYTIPASVAGVAGSPPSQPAFLPPEAPIPAKPVAESGKAHQVGTASFYSDKFNGRKTASGERFDQNDLTCAHGSLPFGCRIRVTNLRNNKAVEVKVNDRGGFSNHGRVIDLSKAAAKEIGMVATGTAKVKVEVLE; encoded by the coding sequence ATGAAAATATTAAAACAATCGTTATGGACAGGATGGACGCGCCGTATCGGTGTGAGCATCACTGCCTTAACCCTTGCTGCTACGTTTAGCTTGCCTACCGCAGCCATGGCCAAAGAGAAAAAAGCTGCCAGTAAAGTGAGTGCTCAGCAGAAGTCGAGCAAGAAAGTCAGTCACAACAAGGCAAGTAAAAAGGTTCATAAAACCAAAATACGTGCCAAGCACACCAAAGCAGCAAAAAGTCGTGTGCTTAGTAAACAACGAAGTAAGTCCACGAATGAATCGCAGCAATGGGTGTGGAACCCTTCTCAAGAACCTAAGCAGGCTTATTACACCATACCTGCATCCGTTGCCGGTGTAGCCGGAAGCCCGCCGAGCCAGCCCGCCTTTTTACCCCCCGAAGCCCCTATCCCCGCCAAACCGGTGGCTGAATCAGGCAAAGCCCATCAGGTAGGTACAGCCTCTTTCTACAGTGACAAATTCAATGGTCGTAAGACGGCGAGTGGTGAACGGTTCGACCAGAATGATTTGACCTGTGCGCATGGTAGCCTACCCTTTGGTTGCCGCATCCGTGTGACCAACTTGCGTAATAACAAAGCGGTGGAAGTGAAAGTCAACGACCGGGGCGGCTTTAGTAACCACGGGCGGGTGATTGACTTGTCAAAAGCCGCTGCCAAAGAAATCGGCATGGTTGCTACGGGTACTGCCAAAGTCAAAGTTGAGGTATTGGAATAA
- a CDS encoding ATP-binding protein, producing the protein MHNSTVAGGLTVLFVVLTLLTVYYAVRQSAEQRLQQETSALSQQLVGQLTAELEKHRYLPELLAQSTEARSLLSSPTPDPTALAAFNQTLEKVNRIAGTADIYLMSIDGLTIAASNWNTRASFVGKNFAFRQYFQQAIQGQLGRYYALGTTSKKRGYYFAHAVHDRDGKVIGVMVVKVDIDLQEERWKQTTADFMVADRDSVVFMSSRDEWRLRSLHVLSAATQAALHKNQRYDQQAIERLPSNWRINPALEWQRVSTAQQQYLVHKRPMDFIDWDVYILTDWSSVTRAVVTMVLMTAFMLLLTLLLLYVLWKNQRQRREYEQKAREDLEAKVAERTQELHRTQEELVQAAKMAALGQLSAGINHELNNPLTAIRAYADNAAQFLEIGKPDIARNNLTEIVGLTERMATITRQLKTFSRKSAGQIETCDLHWALDSALSIVQPKLTQTHVVLEQQRGEQTRYVQADLVWLEQILVNLLSNAAEAVQEQNEQRLWVVLQARDGQVQVSVRDNGTGISESAMPHVFEAFFTTKTIGKGLGLGLSISYRLAREMNGDLRATNAPQGGAVFTLTLQAATHGDSP; encoded by the coding sequence GTGCATAACAGCACGGTTGCCGGTGGGTTAACCGTGCTGTTTGTAGTGTTGACGTTGCTTACCGTGTATTACGCAGTACGTCAAAGTGCAGAGCAGCGTTTGCAGCAAGAAACCAGCGCCCTCTCACAGCAATTGGTAGGGCAATTAACGGCTGAATTAGAAAAACACCGCTACTTGCCGGAGCTACTGGCACAATCCACAGAGGCTCGCTCGCTACTCAGCTCTCCCACCCCTGATCCAACCGCCTTAGCAGCATTTAACCAGACGCTGGAAAAAGTGAACCGCATTGCTGGCACTGCTGATATTTACCTGATGAGTATTGACGGTTTGACCATCGCTGCCAGTAATTGGAATACCCGTGCTTCTTTTGTCGGCAAAAATTTCGCGTTTCGGCAGTATTTCCAGCAAGCGATACAAGGACAGTTAGGACGCTATTATGCTTTAGGCACGACATCAAAAAAGCGTGGTTATTACTTTGCCCATGCAGTGCATGATCGTGACGGTAAGGTGATTGGTGTGATGGTGGTGAAAGTCGATATTGATCTGCAAGAAGAACGCTGGAAACAAACAACGGCTGATTTCATGGTGGCGGATCGTGACAGCGTGGTGTTCATGTCCAGCCGTGACGAATGGCGTCTACGTTCTTTACACGTTTTATCCGCAGCCACTCAGGCAGCATTACACAAAAACCAGCGTTACGATCAACAAGCCATTGAACGTTTGCCTAGCAACTGGCGTATTAACCCGGCATTAGAATGGCAACGTGTCAGCACCGCTCAGCAACAGTATTTGGTACATAAACGCCCGATGGATTTCATCGACTGGGATGTGTATATCCTAACGGACTGGAGCAGTGTCACCCGTGCAGTAGTCACCATGGTGCTGATGACAGCGTTTATGTTATTGCTAACGTTGTTGTTATTGTACGTATTGTGGAAAAATCAGCGCCAACGCCGTGAATACGAGCAAAAAGCCCGCGAAGATTTGGAAGCCAAGGTCGCAGAACGCACGCAAGAATTGCACCGTACCCAAGAGGAATTGGTACAGGCGGCAAAAATGGCAGCCTTGGGGCAGCTTTCCGCCGGAATCAACCACGAACTCAACAACCCGCTGACGGCGATTCGTGCTTATGCTGACAATGCCGCGCAATTTCTTGAAATTGGCAAGCCCGATATTGCCCGCAACAACCTGACTGAAATCGTGGGGTTAACTGAGCGCATGGCGACGATTACCCGCCAACTCAAAACGTTTTCACGCAAAAGTGCCGGGCAAATTGAAACCTGTGATTTGCATTGGGCGTTGGATTCAGCGCTAAGTATTGTCCAGCCCAAGCTGACACAAACGCACGTCGTGTTGGAGCAGCAACGGGGCGAACAGACCCGTTATGTACAAGCGGATCTGGTGTGGTTGGAACAGATTCTGGTCAACTTATTGAGCAATGCTGCCGAAGCGGTGCAAGAGCAAAACGAGCAGCGCTTGTGGGTGGTGCTGCAAGCACGTGATGGGCAAGTACAGGTGAGTGTACGTGACAATGGCACGGGGATCAGTGAATCAGCGATGCCCCATGTTTTTGAAGCCTTTTTTACCACTAAAACCATTGGTAAAGGCTTGGGCTTGGGGCTGTCGATTTCCTATCGCCTTGCACGTGAGATGAATGGTGATTTACGTGCCACCAATGCCCCACAAGGTGGCGCAGTATTTACGCTCACATTGCAAGCAGCGACTCACGGAGATTCCCCATGA
- a CDS encoding sigma-54 dependent transcriptional regulator produces MIAPNILLIDDEKTVRDATAQSLLLAGYTVETFSRAADALQKLTAEFEGVIISDIRMPEMDGLEFLQRVLRIDRDLPVILISGHADVATAVSAIRNGGYDLLEKPFSNTQLVEVVKRASDKRRLTLENRALKEALANQTRPGPRIIGQTPAIMMLRKMITRIANVNADVLVMGETGTGKELVARSIHEQSQRRDHNYVAINCAAIPASLLDSELFGHEAGAFTGAKGKRIGKFEHANGGTLFLDEIEGMPLTTQAPLLRVLQERKIERLGSNKLIPLDIRVIAATKVDLKDAAERAEFRRDLYYRLNVVTLEIPPLRARREDIPLLFQHFVLIAAARCETEVPPLNSQALHVLMGHDWPGNIRELRNIAERYVLLGEAYNFDLATLMNAGDKLEGFETVTIKSI; encoded by the coding sequence ATGATTGCCCCTAATATCCTGTTGATTGATGATGAAAAGACAGTCCGGGATGCTACCGCGCAATCCCTCCTGTTAGCCGGATACACGGTGGAAACCTTTAGCCGTGCGGCTGATGCCTTGCAAAAACTAACGGCTGAATTCGAGGGCGTGATTATTTCTGACATCCGAATGCCGGAAATGGATGGTTTGGAGTTTCTTCAGCGGGTACTGCGTATTGATCGTGATCTGCCGGTCATTTTGATCAGCGGACATGCGGATGTGGCGACGGCAGTGAGCGCGATCCGCAATGGCGGTTATGACTTGCTGGAAAAACCCTTTTCCAATACACAATTGGTGGAAGTGGTGAAACGCGCCAGCGACAAACGCCGTTTGACCCTAGAAAACCGTGCCTTGAAAGAAGCACTGGCAAACCAAACGCGCCCCGGCCCCCGGATTATTGGGCAAACCCCCGCTATCATGATGTTACGCAAAATGATTACGCGCATTGCCAACGTCAATGCCGATGTGTTGGTGATGGGGGAAACCGGCACGGGCAAGGAGTTGGTCGCCCGTTCTATCCACGAACAAAGCCAGCGACGCGATCATAATTATGTGGCAATTAACTGTGCGGCGATTCCCGCCAGTTTGCTCGATAGTGAGCTATTTGGGCATGAGGCGGGGGCATTTACTGGGGCAAAAGGCAAACGCATTGGCAAGTTTGAACATGCAAACGGTGGCACGCTATTTCTGGATGAAATCGAGGGAATGCCACTGACCACGCAAGCCCCCTTATTGCGGGTACTGCAAGAGCGCAAGATTGAGCGGCTTGGGTCTAATAAGCTGATTCCACTGGATATTCGGGTGATTGCTGCCACTAAAGTCGATTTGAAAGATGCAGCAGAACGGGCTGAGTTTCGACGGGATTTGTACTACCGCTTAAATGTGGTGACGTTGGAAATTCCTCCGTTGCGAGCGCGGCGTGAAGATATACCGTTGCTGTTTCAGCATTTTGTGTTGATTGCGGCAGCCCGTTGCGAAACCGAAGTGCCGCCGCTCAATAGCCAAGCCTTGCACGTGCTGATGGGGCATGACTGGCCGGGCAATATCCGTGAATTACGCAATATTGCCGAGCGTTATGTGTTGCTGGGGGAGGCATACAATTTCGATCTGGCGACCCTGATGAATGCGGGGGATAAATTGGAAGGGTTTGAAACAGTTACCATAAAATCTATCTAA
- a CDS encoding RNA-guided endonuclease TnpB family protein codes for MIISHKIRLDPNHKQATYLAKAAGTARFAYNWALAEWQTQYAAWKDDNTQPKPNQMGLRRQLNAIKREQFPWMLEVTKNAPQMAIIQLGAAFKNFFAGRAKYPQFKKKGKSRDSFTLTNDQFSLDGCRIRIPNLGVVRMRETLRFSGKILSATVSRTADQWFASITVDTDQHHLPPAKNQGTVGVDLGVSALATLSTGEKVVGAKPHKALLSRLKRLSRSLSRKVKGSANRHKAKQKLATLHARIANIRQDSLHQLTTDLTRRFHTIGIEDLNVSGMVKNRHLSRAISDMGFFEFRRQLEYKAEMRGAVVVVADRFFASSKTCSAAGCGHKVEKLPLSVREWTCPVCGAVHDRDINAAKNLEEYAVSYTVSACGGEGSGLGRKPKTKPAPVKQEFNTMTTFS; via the coding sequence ATGATCATCAGCCACAAAATCCGCCTTGACCCCAACCATAAGCAAGCGACGTACTTGGCGAAAGCCGCTGGTACAGCACGGTTCGCCTACAACTGGGCGTTGGCAGAATGGCAAACCCAATACGCCGCATGGAAAGACGATAACACCCAGCCAAAACCCAACCAAATGGGCTTGCGCCGCCAATTGAACGCCATCAAACGCGAACAATTCCCCTGGATGCTGGAAGTCACCAAAAACGCCCCGCAAATGGCGATTATCCAACTCGGTGCAGCTTTCAAGAACTTCTTTGCGGGGCGAGCCAAGTACCCGCAATTCAAAAAGAAAGGCAAAAGCCGCGACAGTTTCACCCTCACCAACGACCAGTTCAGCCTTGACGGTTGCCGCATCCGCATTCCCAACCTTGGGGTAGTACGGATGCGGGAAACGTTACGCTTTTCCGGCAAAATCCTCTCTGCCACGGTTTCCCGCACCGCTGACCAGTGGTTCGCCAGCATCACCGTGGATACCGACCAACATCATCTCCCGCCTGCCAAAAACCAAGGCACGGTAGGGGTGGATTTGGGCGTATCTGCACTGGCAACCCTATCAACGGGGGAAAAAGTGGTTGGGGCAAAGCCGCATAAAGCCTTGCTTTCCCGCCTAAAACGGCTCTCGCGCAGCCTGTCCCGCAAGGTCAAAGGCAGTGCCAACCGTCACAAGGCGAAGCAGAAGCTGGCAACACTTCACGCACGTATTGCCAACATTCGCCAAGACAGTTTGCACCAACTCACTACGGATTTAACCCGCCGTTTTCACACCATCGGCATTGAAGATTTGAACGTGTCGGGTATGGTGAAAAACCGTCATTTATCCCGTGCCATCAGTGACATGGGATTCTTCGAGTTCCGGCGGCAACTGGAATACAAGGCGGAAATGCGGGGTGCGGTGGTCGTGGTGGCTGATCGGTTTTTTGCCTCCAGCAAAACCTGTTCTGCTGCTGGCTGTGGGCATAAAGTGGAGAAGCTGCCACTGTCGGTACGTGAATGGACTTGCCCCGTTTGCGGTGCAGTCCATGACCGTGACATAAATGCCGCCAAGAATTTAGAAGAATACGCCGTGAGTTACACGGTGTCTGCCTGTGGAGGGGAAGGCTCTGGTCTTGGGCGCAAGCCGAAGACGAAACCAGCCCCCGTGAAGCAGGAATTCAACACCATGACTACTTTTAGTTAG
- a CDS encoding helix-turn-helix domain-containing protein: MACFEKTLIVQALNHHQGNTRAVMEALDLPRKTLTDKMKKYGLDREQFRD; this comes from the coding sequence GTGGCATGTTTTGAGAAAACTTTGATTGTGCAGGCGTTAAATCACCACCAAGGCAATACACGAGCGGTGATGGAGGCATTGGATTTGCCCCGTAAAACCTTGACGGACAAAATGAAAAAGTACGGTTTGGACAGGGAGCAGTTTCGCGATTGA
- a CDS encoding ATP-binding protein yields the protein MKRLQQALISNDLRRKMVFLTGPRQVGKTSIAKAIAAETSSAVYLNYDSFADRAIIHAQAWLPSTHLLILDELHKMAEWKNYLKGLYDTKPEHLQILVTGSARLETFRQSGDSLAGRFFRHRLNPLSLVEIPDADEAALERLMERGGFPEPYLAEALADANRWRLQYIDGLIRTDILDFEKVHDFKAIQLTLTLLQQRVGSPLSYTSLAQDVGVSPNTIKRYIEIFEALYIIFRVTPCHRNIARSLQKDAKIYFYDTGLVKGDNGIRFENLVAVSLLKHLNAIEDYQGKPTSLSMFRTKEQKEVDFVLLVDDEPVQMVEVKLSDPAVSPNLRYFYEKYGVPAVQLVKNLRQERMDKGIEVRRALDYLKQLAL from the coding sequence ATGAAACGATTGCAACAAGCCCTTATCAGCAACGATTTACGCCGTAAAATGGTATTCCTGACTGGCCCGCGTCAAGTGGGGAAGACCAGTATCGCGAAGGCTATTGCGGCAGAAACGTCATCGGCAGTGTACCTCAACTACGACAGTTTTGCCGACCGCGCTATTATCCATGCTCAAGCGTGGCTGCCGTCCACGCATCTGTTGATTCTGGATGAGTTGCACAAAATGGCGGAGTGGAAAAACTACCTTAAGGGTTTGTATGACACCAAGCCGGAACACTTGCAAATTCTGGTGACGGGCAGTGCGCGGCTGGAAACATTTCGTCAAAGTGGAGATTCACTGGCAGGGCGTTTTTTCCGGCATCGCCTCAATCCTTTGTCCTTGGTGGAAATTCCTGATGCGGATGAGGCAGCTCTTGAAAGACTCATGGAGCGGGGTGGTTTTCCTGAGCCTTATCTGGCTGAAGCGCTGGCAGATGCCAACCGTTGGCGTTTGCAATACATTGACGGGCTGATCCGCACCGATATTCTCGATTTTGAAAAAGTACATGATTTCAAAGCGATTCAGCTTACTCTGACCTTATTGCAACAGCGTGTTGGGTCGCCACTTTCCTACACGTCGCTGGCGCAGGATGTTGGTGTATCGCCTAACACGATCAAGCGTTACATCGAAATTTTTGAAGCCCTGTACATCATTTTCAGGGTCACGCCTTGCCACCGCAATATTGCCCGTTCCTTGCAGAAAGACGCGAAAATCTATTTTTATGACACGGGTCTGGTTAAAGGTGACAACGGTATCCGCTTTGAAAATCTGGTGGCGGTCAGCTTATTGAAGCACCTGAATGCGATTGAAGATTACCAGGGCAAACCGACTAGCCTCAGCATGTTTCGCACCAAAGAACAAAAGGAAGTCGATTTTGTGCTGCTGGTCGATGATGAACCGGTGCAAATGGTGGAGGTGAAATTATCCGACCCTGCGGTTAGTCCGAACTTGCGCTATTTCTACGAAAAATACGGCGTTCCGGCGGTGCAGCTTGTGAAAAACCTGCGCCAAGAACGCATGGATAAAGGCATTGAAGTGCGGCGGGCGTTGGATTATTTGAAGCAGTTAGCGCTTTAA
- a CDS encoding EcoRV family type II restriction endonuclease encodes MDHKQEFRTKLATFVGSIQQYVSTDDGQWTVKGFIDVFQSVYTISSDTKIVSKILEIHLFPKILQFAQDNGYRVVLADHQNYYPDISFVKEDDESVKFAVDFKTTYRNPRKPHLCNGFTLGSHGTYFENRQSTKNIQFPYATYAGHFCLGIIYDRAEGATIDETRSHRLDELQSIASVIKNFQFFVVEKWQIASDKGGSGNTANIGSINNIDDIINGRGMFSRLGESWFDDYWMNYCKIIVQDEQGVTNKISTLKAFVAYRGGDVSLVVDKQNSGE; translated from the coding sequence ATGGATCACAAGCAAGAGTTCCGTACAAAGTTAGCCACGTTCGTTGGCAGTATCCAGCAATATGTCAGTACCGATGATGGGCAGTGGACAGTCAAGGGTTTCATCGACGTGTTTCAGAGCGTTTACACAATTTCATCCGATACCAAGATCGTTTCTAAGATATTGGAAATTCACTTGTTTCCGAAAATCCTCCAGTTTGCGCAAGACAACGGCTATCGTGTGGTGTTGGCTGACCATCAGAACTACTACCCAGATATATCTTTTGTCAAAGAAGATGATGAAAGCGTAAAATTTGCCGTTGATTTCAAGACAACCTACCGTAATCCCAGAAAGCCGCACTTGTGCAACGGTTTCACTTTGGGTTCGCACGGGACTTACTTCGAGAATCGCCAAAGCACCAAAAACATCCAGTTTCCCTATGCCACGTATGCGGGGCATTTTTGCCTTGGCATCATTTATGACCGTGCAGAGGGGGCAACGATAGACGAAACCCGTTCCCATCGGCTGGATGAATTGCAGTCCATCGCTTCAGTGATCAAAAATTTCCAGTTTTTCGTGGTGGAAAAATGGCAAATCGCCAGTGACAAGGGCGGCAGCGGCAATACCGCCAACATCGGTAGCATCAACAATATCGACGACATTATTAACGGACGCGGCATGTTTTCCCGCTTGGGAGAAAGTTGGTTCGACGATTATTGGATGAACTATTGCAAAATCATTGTGCAAGACGAGCAAGGTGTTACCAACAAAATTTCGACGCTGAAAGCCTTTGTTGCCTATCGCGGTGGTGATGTTTCATTAGTGGTCGATAAACAGAATAGTGGGGAATGA
- a CDS encoding Dam family site-specific DNA-(adenine-N6)-methyltransferase, protein MKVSVPPIKSQGIKTKLVPWIKNIIPANFDGRWVEPFMGTGVVAFNLAPQQALLCDTNPHLVHFYSCLAKGVITPESVRAYLNREGALLLEKGEVHYYEIRERFNKYHAPLDFLFLNRAGFNGMIRFNRKGGFNIPFCRKPQRFAQAYVTKIVNQVDAVAKILHTKQFEFKCQDFTKTLQEISADDIVYCDPPYIDRHVDYYNGWDELQEHRLHAALEKLEGKFILSTWHHNDFRENTYIKSLWDRFNVLTREHFYHVGASEDNRNPMVEALVTNYNLPTDDKKVEAFQQFALLG, encoded by the coding sequence ATGAAAGTCAGCGTTCCCCCGATTAAATCTCAAGGCATCAAAACCAAACTTGTGCCGTGGATCAAAAACATTATTCCCGCTAATTTTGATGGGCGGTGGGTTGAGCCATTCATGGGGACTGGCGTTGTGGCTTTTAACCTTGCCCCGCAACAGGCTTTGCTATGCGATACCAATCCGCATTTGGTTCACTTTTATTCTTGCCTTGCTAAAGGTGTGATTACGCCTGAAAGTGTTCGCGCTTATTTGAATAGGGAAGGGGCTTTGCTACTGGAAAAGGGCGAAGTACATTACTACGAAATCCGTGAGCGATTTAATAAATACCATGCACCCTTGGATTTTTTGTTTCTAAATCGAGCCGGATTTAACGGCATGATTCGTTTCAATCGGAAGGGTGGGTTCAATATTCCGTTTTGTCGTAAACCGCAGCGGTTTGCTCAGGCTTATGTGACCAAAATCGTGAATCAGGTCGATGCCGTCGCTAAAATCCTGCACACCAAACAGTTTGAGTTTAAATGTCAGGATTTCACCAAAACACTCCAAGAAATTTCGGCGGATGACATTGTGTATTGTGATCCGCCGTATATTGACCGCCATGTAGATTATTACAACGGTTGGGATGAGCTTCAGGAGCATCGCCTCCATGCTGCGCTGGAAAAGCTGGAGGGTAAATTCATTCTTTCCACTTGGCATCACAATGATTTTCGGGAGAACACCTACATCAAGTCATTGTGGGACAGGTTTAACGTGCTGACACGGGAGCATTTCTACCATGTCGGCGCGAGTGAAGATAACCGCAATCCGATGGTTGAGGCATTAGTGACAAACTACAATCTGCCAACCGATGATAAAAAGGTAGAGGCATTCCAGCAATTTGCGTTGTTGGGTTAA
- a CDS encoding N-acetylglutaminylglutamine amidotransferase — protein sequence MCGICGELRLDGQLPELKYLNSMMAKLEKRGPDHAGSFSDGGLMFGHRRLAIIDLSYKSSQPMVDIESGLALVFNGTIYNHPELRAELKARGHHFFSEGDTEVILKAYAEWGEDAPKHLLGMFAFAIWDMRRKVLFVARDRMGIKPLYYAADGKSFRFASNTQALLTTPGIDTSLDPLAIHNLFSLHAVVPAPRTVLNGIRKLQPAHSLTIHADGRQELKRYWNLVARRPREPRSEQEWIDAVHESLKTAVRRRNNIADVPVGVLLSGGLDSSLLVGLLSEIGIQDIRTFTIGFDDQPEEKGSEYEYSDAVVERFRPTHHKFHIPNEHTLSRLPEAVANMAEPMFGQDAIGFYLLSEQVSKHVKVVQSGQGADEVFGGYFWYPQAHADKNPDMLQRLAPYYFDRDHSEMAEMLQTPFQTRDYTGELVRELLESTDAEETLDAVLRADTTTFIVDDPVKRVDNMTMAWGLEARVPFLDHELVELAAQMPTELKLRDGGKYVLKQIARGLVPDSVIDRPKGYFPVPALKFVRGEFLDMMRDLLDSQACRERGLYRRSYIDKVLVSPETHLTRIQGSKLWHMAALEMWLQSVKV from the coding sequence ATGTGCGGCATTTGCGGTGAACTACGCCTCGACGGGCAACTCCCCGAACTGAAATACCTCAACAGCATGATGGCGAAGCTGGAAAAGCGCGGCCCCGACCACGCGGGCAGCTTTTCCGACGGTGGCTTGATGTTTGGGCATCGCCGCCTTGCCATCATCGACCTGTCGTACAAATCCAGCCAGCCGATGGTCGACATCGAATCCGGCTTAGCACTGGTGTTCAACGGCACGATCTACAACCACCCCGAATTGCGGGCGGAATTGAAGGCTCGCGGGCATCATTTCTTCTCCGAAGGCGATACCGAAGTCATCCTCAAAGCCTACGCCGAATGGGGCGAAGACGCGCCCAAGCATTTGCTCGGCATGTTCGCCTTCGCCATCTGGGACATGCGCCGAAAAGTGCTGTTCGTGGCGCGTGACCGCATGGGCATCAAGCCGCTGTACTACGCCGCTGACGGTAAAAGTTTCCGCTTTGCCTCCAATACCCAAGCCTTGCTGACCACACCGGGGATTGATACCAGCCTCGACCCGCTCGCAATCCACAACCTGTTTTCGCTGCACGCCGTTGTGCCTGCGCCACGCACCGTATTGAACGGCATCCGCAAACTACAACCCGCACACAGCCTCACCATCCACGCTGACGGACGGCAAGAGCTGAAACGTTACTGGAATCTGGTGGCACGTCGCCCACGCGAGCCACGTTCCGAACAGGAGTGGATCGACGCGGTGCATGAGTCGCTGAAAACCGCCGTGCGTCGCCGTAACAATATCGCCGACGTACCCGTGGGCGTGCTGCTTTCCGGCGGGCTAGATTCGAGCCTGCTGGTCGGTTTGCTGTCTGAAATTGGCATACAAGACATCCGCACCTTCACCATCGGTTTCGACGACCAGCCGGAGGAAAAAGGCAGCGAATACGAATACTCCGACGCAGTGGTGGAACGCTTCCGCCCCACGCACCACAAGTTCCACATCCCCAACGAACACACCCTGTCACGCCTGCCAGAAGCGGTGGCAAACATGGCAGAACCGATGTTTGGGCAAGATGCGATTGGCTTTTACCTGCTCTCCGAACAGGTCTCCAAGCATGTGAAAGTGGTGCAATCCGGGCAAGGCGCGGATGAAGTGTTCGGCGGCTATTTCTGGTATCCGCAAGCGCACGCCGACAAAAACCCCGACATGCTGCAACGCCTCGCGCCGTATTATTTCGACCGCGACCACAGCGAAATGGCGGAGATGTTGCAAACCCCGTTCCAAACCCGCGATTACACGGGCGAATTGGTGCGCGAATTGCTGGAATCAACCGATGCGGAAGAAACGCTGGATGCGGTATTGCGGGCTGATACCACCACTTTCATCGTCGACGATCCAGTCAAGCGCGTGGATAATATGACGATGGCGTGGGGGCTGGAAGCGCGTGTGCCGTTCCTCGATCACGAATTGGTGGAACTGGCAGCGCAAATGCCGACCGAATTGAAATTGCGTGACGGCGGTAAATACGTGCTGAAACAAATTGCGCGGGGGCTAGTGCCGGATAGCGTGATCGACCGCCCCAAGGGGTATTTCCCTGTGCCTGCGCTTAAATTTGTGCGCGGTGAGTTTCTGGACATGATGCGCGATTTGCTGGATTCGCAAGCGTGTCGGGAACGGGGCTTGTATCGGCGTAGCTATATCGACAAAGTGCTGGTTTCCCCCGAAACGCATTTGACGCGGATTCAAGGGAGTAAGCTGTGGCACATGGCAGCGTTGGAGATGTGGTTGCAGAGCGTTAAAGTTTAA
- a CDS encoding type II toxin-antitoxin system prevent-host-death family antitoxin: MNAISYTAVRADLAKTMDRVCEDHEPIIITRNREQAVVMISLEDYKAMEETAYLLRSPANASRLLESIAELERGQGQVRELIECV, from the coding sequence ATGAATGCCATTTCCTACACCGCTGTGCGAGCGGATCTCGCCAAAACGATGGATCGGGTCTGCGAAGATCATGAACCCATCATCATTACCCGTAACCGCGAGCAAGCCGTGGTGATGATTTCGCTGGAAGATTACAAGGCGATGGAAGAAACTGCCTATTTATTGCGTAGCCCTGCCAATGCCAGCCGCTTGCTGGAATCCATTGCAGAATTGGAACGTGGTCAGGGGCAAGTGCGTGAGTTGATCGAATGCGTATAA
- a CDS encoding Txe/YoeB family addiction module toxin: MRIIFSSKAWEDYVHWQQADKKILKRINDLIKAISRDPFDGIGKPEPLRHGLSGYWSRRINDEHRLIYKVEGEDFLIAMCRYHYQ; this comes from the coding sequence ATGCGTATAATCTTTTCATCCAAAGCGTGGGAGGATTACGTGCATTGGCAACAAGCCGACAAGAAAATCCTCAAACGTATCAACGATTTGATCAAAGCGATTTCGCGTGATCCGTTTGACGGTATCGGCAAGCCCGAACCGTTGCGGCACGGGCTTTCTGGCTATTGGTCACGCCGAATCAATGATGAACATCGGCTGATCTACAAAGTAGAAGGCGAGGACTTCCTGATAGCGATGTGTCGGTATCACTACCAATAA